CGTACCATTTACTTCCCTTGTCAATTCAGTTGAAAGCCTTAACGGGGATAAAGCTACACTAGTAGAACAAATGGATGGAACCCTCATACTTAAAACCGAAGATACAACATTTGTTTCCCAAGTTCCCCCCGGCAGTGATATGGTAGATAAATTAGTAGAAAAACATAATATTAGTTATGAATATATGAATAATAGTAAATATGGTGCCTGGATTCTTGGCGGGATCCTGCTGCTTTTGATGGGGGCTGCATTTGTAGTTCAAAAGAAAACCGGTGGAATAGGTGCCGGTAATCGCATGAAAAATAGCCTTTCAAAGCCTAATCCTTTGCCATCTATTACTCTGGAGGACGTTGGCGGTTTACAGGAAGAAATGAAAGAGGAAATCAGCCAAACACTATCCATTTTAAAAAATCCAGAAAAATCAGCCAAGATGGGGATTAAGCCTCCTAATGGTATTCTTTTATACGGCCCTCCAGGTACAGGCAAAACCTTGCTTGCTCAAGCGATTGCCCGTGAACTGAATGCAAACTTTTTCTCTGCCAGCGGATCGGCGTTCAATGAAATGTTCATCGGAGTAGGTGCTTCTCGAGTGCGAGGCTTGTTCCAAAGTGCACGAAAGCAGGGTCCTGCGGTCATTTTCATCGATGAAGTCGATGCGTTGGCAGGTAAGCGGAAGCCTCATGGCGGTGAAGAAGGGGAAAAAACACTCACTGAGCTTCTTGTCCAGCTTGACGGCGGACATTCAAACGATGGCATCCTATTCATTGCTGCAACAAACAGGAAAGATATGCTTGATGATGCATTCCTTCGACCTGGTCGGATTGATTTCTCATTCAACGTGCCTCTTCCGGATACTAAAGGCAGAAGAGAAATCATTGATATCCATATTAAAGGAAAGAACCTTGCCGATGATGTGATCTCATCAATTGATGACCTGGCAGAAAGTACTTCAGGTTTCTCTGGAGCTGAGCTGCAATCATTGTTTGAAACGGCCAGCAGACGTGCATTAAGGAATGACCAGGATTTCATATCAAAAAACGACATTGATTACGCTTTGGACCGCACGATCCTGGGCAGCACCTCCAGGGCACTGCAGGATGCCGACACAAAGCGAAGGGTCGCCATCCATGAAGCTGGCCACGCGCTAGTTTCTGCAGTCACTAAGCCTGGATCTGTCAGGAAAGCAACAATTATCCCGCGCGGTCAGGCACTTGGTTACGTAGCTCCCATTCCAAAAGAGCTTCAATTATCGACACATAGTGATTTGATTGACCGTATTGCCA
The nucleotide sequence above comes from Mesobacillus jeotgali. Encoded proteins:
- a CDS encoding AAA family ATPase, coding for MNSNPKFVSKVLPLFAAFMVIVTIAATFVVQNKEEQVSVPFTSLVNSVESLNGDKATLVEQMDGTLILKTEDTTFVSQVPPGSDMVDKLVEKHNISYEYMNNSKYGAWILGGILLLLMGAAFVVQKKTGGIGAGNRMKNSLSKPNPLPSITLEDVGGLQEEMKEEISQTLSILKNPEKSAKMGIKPPNGILLYGPPGTGKTLLAQAIARELNANFFSASGSAFNEMFIGVGASRVRGLFQSARKQGPAVIFIDEVDALAGKRKPHGGEEGEKTLTELLVQLDGGHSNDGILFIAATNRKDMLDDAFLRPGRIDFSFNVPLPDTKGRREIIDIHIKGKNLADDVISSIDDLAESTSGFSGAELQSLFETASRRALRNDQDFISKNDIDYALDRTILGSTSRALQDADTKRRVAIHEAGHALVSAVTKPGSVRKATIIPRGQALGYVAPIPKELQLSTHSDLIDRIAMILAGGVAERMFLGEHSIGVSGDVQQAKQIIEQMVDTGLLQEGFTLTFSKGLRETKMQELFDDALEKSEMIIRAHQNQFGHLVDALLKKETLEGSEVDEIVQDKTRFREDQYAMI